The Desulfosoma caldarium nucleotide sequence CGCAGTTTGCCCTGTTTTTCGTAGTAATCGATGAGCGGCTTGGTCTGATCGGCATATACCTTCAGCCGGGATGTCACGGTGGCTTCGTTGTCATCGTCTCTCTGATAGAGTTGGCCTCCACACTTGTCGCATACGCCCTCTTTCTTTGGTGGATCAAACATCACATGAAAGCCGGCACCGCACTCGCGGCACGTCCGTCGCCCTGTAAGGCGCTGAATGAGTTCCTGGTCCGGCACATCAATGCAGACCACATGATCGATCCCTTGCCCCAATTCCTTAAGCATGCCGTCAAGAGTTTCGGCCTGGCTGACGTTGCGCGGAAACCCGTCCAGCATGTAGCCCTTTTTGCAGTCTTCTTGCTGAATGCGGTCCTTCACAAGACCTACAACCACCGAGTCGGGAACCAACGCTCCTTGATCCATATACTTTTTGGCCTCAAGACCCAGGGGCGTTCCGGCTTTGAGGGCAGCCCGCAACATGTCCCCAGTGGAAATTTGCGGAATGCCGTAGCGTTCGATCATGCGCTTGGCTTGCGTTCCTTTTCCAGCACCCGGTGGTCCCAGCAAAATGATGTTCATCGTCTCCCTCCCTGTCTTTCAGCCTCACCATCGTTGCGTCGACTCTTTCAAGATCACGACGACCCACAACGTTGGGCCATAAGGCGCAGCGCCCCCTGATCTTCCGTCTCTATCGTCGCCCTCGAATGCGTCCGGATTTGAGAAAGCCTTCATAGTGCCGGGTAAGCATGTGGGCTTCGATCTGTCCCACGGTGTCCATGGCAACCCCAACCACAATGAGCAAGGCTGTCCCGCCGAAATAAAATGGCACGTTGAAGTTCTGAATAAAGATCGTGGGGAGCACGCACACAATGGACACGTAGATGGCTCCACCCAAAGTTATGCGGCTGAGTACGCGATCAATGTATTCCGCAGTGGATCGCCCTGGACGAATCCCTGGTATGAAGCCTCCATACTTTTTCATGTTGTCGGCCACATCCACGGGATTGAAGACGATGGCAGTGTAAAAATAGCAAAAAAAGATGATGAACCCCACATAAAGCACCAAATAAAGCCAGTGGCCCGGCATGAGCAACTGCGCGATTTTTTGCATCCAAGGAATCTGAATGAAATTGGCCACCGTAGCCGGAAACATAATAATAGACGAGGCGAAGATGGGTGGAATGACGCCCGACGTATTGATCTTGAGCGGCAAATGGGTGGTTTGTCCTCCGTACATTCGCCTTCCCACGACCCTTTTGGCGTACTGCACGGGAATCCGGCGCTGGGCGCGCTCAACGTAGACGATCACGGCCACCACAGCCACCATGATGACCAAAAGGACCAGAGCCTTAAAGGCACTCATTTCCCCCGTTTGCATGAGGCGCAGCGTGTTACCCATGGCACCGGGCATGCCGGCCACGATGCCTGCAAAAATGATGAGCGAAATACCGTTGCCGATGCCCCGCTCCGTGATCTGCTCACCTAGCCACATGATAAAAGCCGTGCCGGCCGTTAGAGTGATCACGGTGATGAGGCGAAATCCCCAGCCCGGAGCCAGGACCACGGGTTCACCACCAGGTCCGGTCATGCCCTCGAGACCGAAAGCGATGCCAAAGCCCTGAATGATGCTGAGCACCACCGTGCCATATCGCGTGTACTGCGTGATCTTCTTTCGCCCGGCCTCGCCTTCCTTGCTCAGCCGCTCCAAATGGGGAATCACTACAGTCAACAGCTGCAGAATGATCGAGGCGCTAATGTAGGGCATGATCCCCAGCGAAAAAACCGACAGCTGATTCATGGCGCCGCCGGAAAACATGTTGAACAGCCCCAACAGCGTACCTTGGGCCGCAGCAAAAAAAGCCGCCAAGGCTTCCCGATTGATGCCCGGCGTCGGCACATGCACGCCGATGCGGTATACGGCCAAAAGTACCAGTGTGGTACCGATGCGCTTTTTCAGTTCGGGGATTTTTCCGATATTTTGAAAACCCGTGAGCACCCGCTTGATCCTCTCAGCTTAGGATTTCTACACGACCTCCGGCCGCTTCTACCTTCGCCACGGCCGCCGCGCTGGCTTTGTGGACGCGAACCGAAAGGGCCTTTTTAAGTTCGCCGTCAGCGAGAAGCTTGATGCCGCAAGCCTTTTTCTTGGCAAGACCCGTTCGCGCCAGTTCCTCGGGGCCCACGGTGGTTCCGGGCTCAAATCGTTGCAGATCCCCTACGTTGACCACCGCATAAACCTTCCGAAACGGATTACGAAATCCCCTCTTGGGAACCCGACGCTGCAAGGGCATCTGGCCGCCTTCAAACCACGGCACCACGCCACCTCCGGCCCGTGCTTTTTGGCCCTTATGGCCCTTTCCGGCAGTCTTTCCATGGCCTGATCCAGCCCCTCGACCGATCCGTTTTCTGTCTTTTCGGGATCCCGCTGCAGGTTTCAGTTCGTTCAATCGCATAGCCTTCACCTGTGTGTCCGACCGGTCCAGCTTAGGCTTCCGTCACCTGGACCAGATGGTTGACCTTTCGCACGGCTCCCACGACCTGTGGAATCGCGGGAAGCGTCACTTCCCTTTGCAGTCGCGTGAGCCCCAAGGCCTGGAGAATTTTACGGTGCTTCTCCGGCCTGCCGATAGGGCTACGCACCAGCTTAACGCGTATCATTTTCGCCATGGATCACCTCCCGGCTCCTTGAGCTTTCACCTCCATCACATCCACACCTCGTGTTTTGGCAATTTGCTCGGGACTGCGCAGGGCTTTGAGACCAGCGATGGTCGCTTTGACAACATTGTGCGGGTTGCGGGATCCCACACACTTGGTGAGCACATCCGTCACACCGGCGGCTTCCATGATGGCCCGCACGGCCCCCCCCGCAATGACTCCTGTACCCGGAGAGGCCGGCTTCAACACAACGGAGGAAGCTCCAAATTTGCCCAAGACTTCATGGGGCAATGTCCCGTCCATCAAGGGCACCTCAAACATGTTTCTTTTCGCCCCTTCTAGACCCTTACGAATGGCCTCCGGCACTTCGTTCGCCTTGCCCAA carries:
- the secY gene encoding preprotein translocase subunit SecY, with product MLTGFQNIGKIPELKKRIGTTLVLLAVYRIGVHVPTPGINREALAAFFAAAQGTLLGLFNMFSGGAMNQLSVFSLGIMPYISASIILQLLTVVIPHLERLSKEGEAGRKKITQYTRYGTVVLSIIQGFGIAFGLEGMTGPGGEPVVLAPGWGFRLITVITLTAGTAFIMWLGEQITERGIGNGISLIIFAGIVAGMPGAMGNTLRLMQTGEMSAFKALVLLVIMVAVVAVIVYVERAQRRIPVQYAKRVVGRRMYGGQTTHLPLKINTSGVIPPIFASSIIMFPATVANFIQIPWMQKIAQLLMPGHWLYLVLYVGFIIFFCYFYTAIVFNPVDVADNMKKYGGFIPGIRPGRSTAEYIDRVLSRITLGGAIYVSIVCVLPTIFIQNFNVPFYFGGTALLIVVGVAMDTVGQIEAHMLTRHYEGFLKSGRIRGRR
- the rpsE gene encoding 30S ribosomal protein S5, giving the protein MLAPLDSQDIQYIDKIVHISRVAKVVKGGRRFSFSALVIVGDGNGRVGFALGKANEVPEAIRKGLEGAKRNMFEVPLMDGTLPHEVLGKFGASSVVLKPASPGTGVIAGGAVRAIMEAAGVTDVLTKCVGSRNPHNVVKATIAGLKALRSPEQIAKTRGVDVMEVKAQGAGR
- the rpmD gene encoding 50S ribosomal protein L30, which encodes MAKMIRVKLVRSPIGRPEKHRKILQALGLTRLQREVTLPAIPQVVGAVRKVNHLVQVTEA
- the rplO gene encoding 50S ribosomal protein L15, with the protein product MRLNELKPAAGSRKDRKRIGRGAGSGHGKTAGKGHKGQKARAGGGVVPWFEGGQMPLQRRVPKRGFRNPFRKVYAVVNVGDLQRFEPGTTVGPEELARTGLAKKKACGIKLLADGELKKALSVRVHKASAAAVAKVEAAGGRVEILS
- a CDS encoding adenylate kinase is translated as MNIILLGPPGAGKGTQAKRMIERYGIPQISTGDMLRAALKAGTPLGLEAKKYMDQGALVPDSVVVGLVKDRIQQEDCKKGYMLDGFPRNVSQAETLDGMLKELGQGIDHVVCIDVPDQELIQRLTGRRTCRECGAGFHVMFDPPKKEGVCDKCGGQLYQRDDDNEATVTSRLKVYADQTKPLIDYYEKQGKLRKINGVGSIDEIFDRIKAVLG